GAGCACATTTTATCCAACGAGTAACAGAAAGAGCGTCAACATGTTGAACGCGTCTCCTCACGGCGTCCCGGCATCAGGTTCGTCTGGGTGGGCAGGCGTGGCCGACCCGGCGGCAGTAGCAGATGGCGTTAAAGAAGCGGCAGTAGCAGGTGTCACAGGGGTCGCAGCAGGGCAGCGGGTAACCCAGACATGACTGCTGGTGGGGGATGCAGCGACGAGATGAACGCATGGCCCGACCCTGCAGCTGCAAGGCTGCTGAGGAGTCCtggaaaacaggaagtaaaggtacagaaacaggaaacagattTGTCACTGCAGCCGATGACACGTTAACAGGAGGAAAGAAACTTGTGCTCTTTAACAAAATCATGGAGAGTACTGTGTCTTTAAAATAAGTCACACCCACCTCGTCGTAGGACCCCACGTCCATCAGGAAGTGATCCTCCATTGAGTCGACAGGTAAGAGGGCGGGGTCATGCACGGGGTCGGGGGCGTGGCTTCTCTCTGTaggacacagaaaacacacctGCTGTTACCTGTCGTCCACCTTCATTACtccagtaagttagaatctatggcccgaccatggctctgaaatattagtatgttagaatctatggccccgaccacggctctgaaatatcattaagttagaatctatggccccgaccacgactctgaaatatcaataagttagaatctatggccccgaccacggttCTGAAATATCattaagttagaatctatggccccgaccacgactctgaaatatcaataagttaGAATCTGT
This window of the Sebastes fasciatus isolate fSebFas1 chromosome 2, fSebFas1.pri, whole genome shotgun sequence genome carries:
- the agrp gene encoding agouti-related protein, producing the protein MEDHFLMDVGSYDEDSSAALQLQGRAMRSSRRCIPHQQSCLGYPLPCCDPCDTCYCRFFNAICYCRRVGHACPPRRT